The following nucleotide sequence is from Halapricum desulfuricans.
TCTGGTCGTCCATGACCGTCGTGAACCGATCGTCGCTCCGGCTGATCGGGACCTTCTCGTCCTGCTCGACGACCGGGGCAAAATCGCCGTCGTGCAGCTCGATCCCGATCGGCTGGGGCGTCACGTCGACCAGCAGCAGGTCCGATTCCTCACCGGGCAACACGTCGTCTGCGGTTGTGTCGCCGCCGGCCGACATCAGCTCGGCCTGGGTCGCCGCACCGAGCGCGACTGCCTCGTCCGGGTTGACCGAGCGAAGCGGCTCCATTCCGAAGTACGATTCGACGGTCTCCCGGACCTGCGCCATCCTGGTCGCCCCGCCGATCAGCAGCACTTCGTCGACTTCCTCGATGGCGTGTTCAGAGCGCTCGAACAGGTCGTCGACCTCCTCGATGGTCTGATCGAGCAGGTCCGCGGTCAGCTCCTGGAATTTCTCCCGGGTGAGCGTCGTCTCCAGGCTGTAGTCGGGTCCGAGATACGGAACCGTGACCTCGGTCTGCTCGCGGCTGGACAGGTCGTGTTTCGCCCGCACGGCGGCGTCGTAGAGGCGCTGTTCCTGTTCGGGATCGCCGGCGACCTCGACGTCGCCGTCCTCCTCTGCGACCTCGGCGAGGTGATCGACGATCCGCCGGGTCCAGTCCTCGCCGCCGAGGCGGCGGTTGCCGTCGGTGTTCTTGACCTCGATGTGGTTGTGTTCGAGGTCGATCTCGACGAGCGTCGCGTCGAAGGTCCCGCCGCCGAGGTCGTAGACGAACACGTGTCGCTTCTCGTGGGTCTCCGACGCCTCGGCGTCGCCGGTCTCCTGGAGCCCGTAGGCCAGGCAGGCCGCCGTCGGCTCGGTCATGACGTGCTCGACGTCGATGCCGGCGATCTCGCCGGCGCTGCGGGTCGCCTGCCGCTCGGCGTCACCGAAGTACGCCGGGACGGTGATCACCGC
It contains:
- a CDS encoding Hsp70 family protein translates to MVEGYAVGIDLGTTNSAIAAVTGDEPEIIPNNDGDRTTPSVVMIDENDETVVGQAAANQAVSKAERTVQHIKRHMGDDDYAVEIDDEQYRPEQVSALILSRLLADAESYLGRDVDSAVITVPAYFGDAERQATRSAGEIAGIDVEHVMTEPTAACLAYGLQETGDAEASETHEKRHVFVYDLGGGTFDATLVEIDLEHNHIEVKNTDGNRRLGGEDWTRRIVDHLAEVAEEDGDVEVAGDPEQEQRLYDAAVRAKHDLSSREQTEVTVPYLGPDYSLETTLTREKFQELTADLLDQTIEEVDDLFERSEHAIEEVDEVLLIGGATRMAQVRETVESYFGMEPLRSVNPDEAVALGAATQAELMSAGGDTTADDVLPGEESDLLLVDVTPQPIGIELHDGDFAPVVEQDEKVPISRSDDRFTTVMDDQTGVRFPIYQGQAEEAEDNTKLGEMVLSGIPKAPAGEPTLEIDFEVQSDGTLEASATHIESGESVDTTIESGVRLSEKEIEQMREALPTLKDRAVAGADQKEE